Proteins encoded by one window of Yamadazyma tenuis chromosome 2, complete sequence:
- the GPM1 gene encoding Phosphoglycerate mutase (EggNog:ENOG503NZZX; COG:G): protein MVKLILVRHGQSEWNEKNLFTGWVDCRLSEVGEKEAHRAGELLSEAGLQVDILYTSKLSRAIQTANIALSSADQLYVPVKRSWRLNERHYGDLQGKDKAETLELYGKEKFQTWRRSFDVPPPVIADSSKFSQAGDVRYNDVDPAVLPKTESLKLVIDRLLPYWQDEIAKDLLDGKTVLVAAHGNSLRALVKHLDKISDADIAGLNIPTGIPLVYELDEKLQPIKPAYYLDPEAAAAGAAAVAAQGTKK, encoded by the coding sequence ATGGTTAAGTTGATCCTCGTTAGACACGGACAGTCCGAATGGAACGAAAAGAACTTGTTCACCGGTTGGGTGGACTGCCGTTTATCCGAAGTGGGTGAGAAGGAAGCTCACAGAGCCGGGGAGTTGCTCCTGGAAGCAGGTTTACAAGTTGATATTTTGTACACCTCCAAGTTGTCCAGAGCCATCCAAACCGCCAACATCGCCTTGAGTTCGGCCGACCAATTGTACGTCCCTGTCAAGAGATCGTGGAGATTGAACGAAAGACACTATGGTGATTTACAGGGTAAAGACAAGGCCGAGACCTTGGAATTATACGGCAAAGAAAAGTTCCAAACCTGGAGAAGGTCTTTTGACGTGCCACCTCCAGTCATTGCCGACAGCTCCAAGTTCTCTCAAGCAGGTGACGTTAGATACAATGATGTGGACCCTGCGGTATTGCCAAAAACTGagtcgttgaagttggtgattgACAGATTGTTGCCATACTGGCAAGACGAAATCGccaaggacttgttggacGGCAAGACTGTTTTGGTTGCTGCCCACGGAAACTCATTGAGAGCTTTGGTCAAGCACTTGGATAAAATTTCTGATGCTGACATTGCTGGATTGAACATTCCAACTGGAATCCCATTGGTCTACGAATTGGATGAGAAATTACAACCCATCAAACCAGCCTACTACTTGGACCCAgaagctgctgctgctggtgccgctgctgttgctgccCAGGGTACTAAGAAGTAA
- the NSP1 gene encoding FG-nucleoporin nsp1 (COG:Y; EggNog:ENOG503NWME) codes for MFGGNTNSQSGSGGLFGGNASSSGNTGSPFGQNQQNQNGSSSGGLFGQTTNNTNSSTSAFGGLGVGANASGTPQSGFSFGGTAAAPASAAGSTSGTTFGGKPSGFSLGSSNAAAPSGGLFGNNDTAVKPSAFSFGGSNQSSGSGSLFGAKPEASKPAAGFSFGAGSSAAAPSSGGLFGSKPEEKIDKPASGFSFGSSGTTEPAKPASGFSFGGTQASATGGSSAAGGASASGGLFGANPSKLAESSGGFSFGGANASTPSSGGLFGSKPDETKSEKPSGFASSGSTAPAASGFTLGGSSASTGSGGLFGSKPAEQKDTPKAGFSLGSSSTASGGLFGSKPEEKKDDKPGFSLGSSSTGGLFGSKPEEKKADKPGFSLGGPPAASSGGLFGNKTETTDKLSSGFTFGASKPDEKKDDKPASGGLFGAKPEEKKTDKPATSGFSLGGTAPSGGLFGAKPTEKKDDKPASGGLFGAKPEEKKTDKPATSGFSLGGSAPSGGLFGSKPTEKKEDKPTTGGFSLGGGSASAGGLFGNKTEDKKDDKPAAAGTTSSCTTSGFSLGGAKPEENKAGESKPASTVPLKVEPLEVSIDNKTMDDLITKWSKQLNSTSNIFESYTTKVKQWDQELVESGEEISRLHQDTLEAQNLQNNIDQHLVFVESQQDELEKLLDNYEQQADTLLNNIENNSFRNDNILMGSAGAKQANGLSVTDKLREKAYHNAELLDEKLGNMGENLTVLINEINSISDIFNQNSLKDFQDPKADTKENPIEEILKLLNLHLENLKYVERSEEVLKEKIKKIDASKKHI; via the coding sequence ATGTTTGGAGGAAATACAAACTCACAGTCTGGTTCGGGCGGGTTGTTTGGGGGCAATGCGTCGTCTTCGGGCAATACAGGCTCTCCCTTTGGTCAGAATCagcaaaatcaaaatggCTCATCGTCTGGTGGGTTGTTTGGCCAAACTACTAATAAcaccaattcttccacCTCTGCCTTTGGTGGCCTTGGTGTCGGTGCCAACGCCTCGGGTACGCCCCAACTGGGGTTTTCCTTTGGCGGTACGGCTGCCGCTCCAGCTTCAGCTGCTGGTTCCACGTCTGGTACGacttttggtggtaaaCCAAGTGGATTTTCGTTGGGAAGCTCCAATGCTGCTGCTCCATCTGGTGGGCTCTTTGGAAACAACGATACTGCTGTGAAGCCATCGGCGTTCAGTTTCGGTGGGAGCAACCAATCCAGTGGATCTGGTTCGTTGTTTGGTGCTAAGCCAGAAGCATCTAAACCCGCTGCTGGTTTCAGTTTTGGAGCAGGCAGCTCTGCTGCAGCGCCATCATCTGGTGGTCTTTTCGGAAGCAAACCAGAGGAAAAGATCGATAAGCCAGCTTCTGGATTTAGTTTTGGGTCTTCTGGTACTACTGAACCTGCTAAACCGGCCTCAGGTTTCAGTTTTGGGGGCACACAGGCTTCTGCTACGGGTGGTTCTTCTGCTGCGGGTGGTGCTTCTGCTTCGGGCGGCTTGTTTGGTGCCAACCCTTCAAAGCTTGCGGAGTCTTCAGGAGGATTCTCTTTTGGAGGTGCCAATGCGTCTACTCCTTCTTCAGGAGGTCTTTTTGGAAGCAAACCAGATGAAACTAAGTCAGAAAAACCTTCTGGGTTCGCTTCAAGTGGTTCAACTGCCCCAGCCGCTTCTGGGTTCACTTTGGGTGGGTCAAGTGCATCAACTGGTTCTGGTGGGTTGTTTGGTTCCAAGCCAGCTGAACAAAAAGACACTCCCAAAGCCGGCTTTTCGCTTGGCAGTTCAAGCACTGCTTCAGGTGGGTTGTTTGGCAGCAAACCtgaggaaaagaaggacGATAAACCCGGTTTCAGTTTGGGCTCGTCGAGTACTGGAGGTTTGTTTGGCAGCAAGCctgaagagaagaaggcCGACAAACCAGGGTTCAGCTTAGGAGGACCACCAGCAGCTTCTTCTGGGGGTTTGTTTGGTAACAAGACTGAAACCACTGACAAGCTTTCTTCGGGGTTCACCTTTGGAGCCTCAAAGCCCGACGAAAAGAAGGACGACAAGCCTGCTTCTGGGGGGTTGTTTGGAGCCaaaccagaagaaaagaagaccGACAAACCAGCAACCAGTGGGTTTAGCCTTGGAGGAACTGCTCCATCTGGAGGACTTTTCGGTGCTAAACCAACTGAAAAGAAGGATGACAAGCCTGCGTCTGGGGGGTTGTTTGGAGCCaaaccagaagaaaagaagaccGACAAACCAGCAACCAGTGGGTTTAGCCTTGGAGGAAGTGCTCCATCTGGAGGTCTCTTTGGTTCCAAACCAACTGAAAAGAAGGAGGACAAACCCACCACTGGTGGGTTCAGCCTCGGAGGAGGATCTGCTTCTGCGGGGGGTCTCTTTGGTAACAAGACCGaagacaagaaagatgATAAGcctgctgctgctggtaCTACTAGTTCTTGTACCACCAGTGGGTTCCTGCTTGGTGGAGCTAAGCCAGAAGAAAATAAGGCCGGCGAATCCAAGCCTGCCAGCACGGTGCCTTTGAAGGTAGAACCCTTGGAAGTGTCCATAGACAACAAAACCATGGATGACTTGATAACAAAATGGTCCAAACAGTTAAATAGCACCTCCAACATTTTCGAATCATACACCACTAAGGTCAAGCAGTGGGACCAAGAGTTGGTCGAGAGTGGAGAAGAGATCTCGAGATTACACCAAGATACGTTGGAGGCCCAGAACTTACAGAACAACATCGACCAACACTTGGTTTTCGTTGAAAGTCAGCAAgacgagttggagaagctcTTGGACAACTACGAGCAGCAAGCCGACacgttgttgaacaacattGAGAACAACTCGTTCAGAAACGACAATATACTAATGGGATCGGCGGGAGCCAAACAGGCCAATGGCTTGAGTGTCACTGacaagttgagagaaaaAGCATACCACAACGCCGAGTTGTTGGACGAAAAGTTGGGCAACATGGGCGAGAACTTGACGGTATTAATcaacgaaatcaactcGATTAGtgatatcttcaaccaaaacTCCTTGAAAGATTTCCAAGATCCAAAAGCCGACACCAAAGAGAACCCTATCGaggagatcttgaagttgttgaacttgcATTtagagaacttgaagtatgTGGAGCGGTCAGaagaggtgttgaaggagaagatAAAGAAAATTGATGCCTCCAAGAAACACATCTAG
- a CDS encoding uncharacterized protein (EggNog:ENOG503NYWC; COG:S) produces MGPPILQLLKTLIDPRVSKKMILQMAYGQLKMVGLAKVLSLLLSSSIVGVSSIIKIPQIRKIINPRLLDQRISVAQGLSLEGISLESFNYLIHVIYNQQNNNPFVGYGEALLLGLQNIAIILLIEYYKARSKLRVTDLAEKEQINEAVAQLARPVAIVIGAVVLLAKVLPSSAISGLQLLSIPFSIASKIPQIKRNHDLKSTTHLASVTINANVLGSLIRVFTTVSNFDKLGRDYILLAGYTSSFALNAVLAGQCYIYGKADKKSE; encoded by the coding sequence ATGGGCCCCCCAATTCTCCAGCTCCTCAAGACCTTGATCGACCCCAGGGTgtccaagaaaatgatcCTCCAAATGGCCTATGGCCAACTCAAAATGGTGGGATTAGCCAAAGTGTTATCACTTCTACTCAGCTCCAGTATTGTGGGTGTTTCcagtatcatcaagatCCCCCAGATCAGAAAGATCATTAACCCGAGGCTCTTGGACCAGCGGATCCTGGTGGCCCAGGGGTTGTCCTTAGAAGGCATCAGTTTGGAGTCTTTCAACTACTTGATCCATGTGATCTATAACCAACAAAACAACAACCCGTTTGTCGGATATGGCGAGGCCCTCTTGTTGGGCTTGCAGAACATAGCCATAATTTTGCTCATTGAGTACTACAAGGCTAGATCTAAGTTACGGGTGACGGATTTAGCAGAAAAGGAGCAAATTAACGAAGCAGTGGCCCAATTGGCCCGTCCAGTGGCTATAGTGATCGGGGCCGTCGTgcttttggccaaggttTTGCCTTCGTCCGCTATCAGTGGGTTACAGCTCTTGAGCATTCCATTTTCAATTGCTTCGAAGATCCCACAGATCAAGAGAAATCACGACTTGAAGTCCACCACCCACTTGGCGTCAGTTACCATCAATGCCAACGTGTTGGGGTCGTTGATACGGGTGTTCACAACTGTTCTGAACTTTGACAAGCTTGGAAGAGACTATATTTTGTTGGCAGGCTACACAAGTTCGTTTGCGCTCAATGCGGTATTGGCAGGCCAATGCTATATCTATGGGAAGGCTGATAAAAAACTGGAGTAG